CGGCTCCGGAGGCGCGCCGGCAGGCGCTGGCCGCGCTCGGCGGTATGGCGTCGACCCGGGAGCACGTTCGCGCATCGCGCTTCGGTGCGTCCCTGGCGGAAGGGTTGCGGGATGTCCGCTACGGCCTGCGGCTGCTGCGTCGGAATCCGCGGTTCACGGCGGCGGCGGTCTTCACCCTGGCGTTTGCGATCGGTGCGACGACAACGGTCTATTCCGTTGTGGATGCCGTGTTGTTGCAGCCGCCGCCCTTCCCGAATCCCGAACGCCTCGTCACGCTGTGGCAAACGGATCCGGAGAACGGCAACCGTCCCGCCGCAGTGGCCCCGGCCAACTTCCTCGACTGGCGAGAGCAGGCCGGGAGCTTCGAGCAGGTGGCCGCCGTAGAGCCCTGGTCCTTCGATTTCATCGGCCCCACTCAGCCCGAAGAGTTCTACGCGTCGGCGGTCACCGAAGGCTTCTTCGAAACTCTGGGCGTCCAAGCGGCGCACGGCCGGACCTTCCTTCCGGATGAGTACCGATCCGGCAGCGGGGCCGTTGTCATGACCGACGGACTGTGGCAACGCCGTTTCGGGGGCGACGCGGAGATTGTCGGCCAGTCGCTGGTGTTGAACGGCGAGCCGCACATCGTCGTGGGCGTGCTTGCCCCGAACTTCGAACTGGGTCTCGAAGAGGGTCTCACGGTCCGCGATCTCTTTGCACCCAAGGCCATTGCGGAATGGGAGAACAACCGGCGTGGCACAGGCTGGTGGCACGTCGTCGGTCGGATCCGTCTGGACGTCACGCTCGGCGAGGCGCAGGCAGAGATGGATGCCATCGCGGGGCGGCTGGCGGTAGACAATCCCCGCACCAACACCGACGTCGGGGCGCGTGTCATCCCTCTGCGGACGTGGCAGGTAGACGCGGTGCAAACGATCCTGCTGCTGCTCTGGGCCGCCGTCCTGTTCGTTCTGCTGATTGCCTCCGTCAATGTCGCCAACCTGATGCTGGCGCGTTCGGCCTTGCGCGAGCAGGAGTTCGCGATTCGGTCGGCGGTTGGCGGTGGGCGCGGCCGCCTGGTGCGGCAACTGCTGGCCGAGAGCGTGGTGATTGCCGCGCTCGGTGGTATCGGAGGGGTTGCGCTGACCGTTTATTCGCTCGATGCGATCGTCGGGCTCCTGCCGTCCGACGTCCCGCGGTTGGCGCAGATCGCCATCAACGGGCGCGTCCTCGTATTCGCCACCGGCCTCGTCCTCGCAACCGCCCTGGTGTTCGGTCTCGCGCCGGCGCGTCAGGCTTCCCGCCAGGCCGCCGGTCCCCTCCGCGCGCATCGCGTCGGCGCCACGGTGGAGCAGCAAAGGGTCCGCCGGTTGTTGGTGATGGCCGAAGTCGCGCTGGCGCTGGTGTTGTTGGTCGCGGCAGGCCTGGTCCTGCAGAGCTTTGCGCGGTTGGTGAACGTCGACTTGGGTTACGTGCCGGACGATGCGGTCGCGTTGCAGATCTTCATGGACCGTGACAGCGAGAACAGTGCGCGGGTGAACTTCATCCGCGAGACGCTCCAGCAGATTCACATCCTGCCGGACGTGGAGGCGGCTGGCGCGGTTTCGGCGTTTCCCCTCGCCGCCGCCGATCTGACTGCCGAGACCCCGTTGACAATTCATGACCTGCCGCCGCCGCCGCCGGGTGAAGAGCTGTCCGTGGCCGTGACCCTGGCGACCCCGGGCTACTTGGAGGCGATACGGCTTCCTCTCCGGAGCGGGCGGTGGTTCGAGGAGAGCGACGATGGTGCGGGGACGCCGGTCGCCGTCATCAACGAGACCCTGGCGCGGCAACACTGGCCGGAGGCCGACCCGCTGGCGCACCGGATAACGGTCCAGGTTTCGGGGCGGGAATTCGAGGCCGAAATCGTCGGAGTCGTGGGAGCGACTCGCCCCCGGGGCTTCCAGAGTGCTCCGCGGCCGGAGGTTTACGTGGCGCACGCACAAGGTGGGCACGAAGGGTTGACCTACGACGGCGGGATGACCTACGTCGTACGGACCGCCGCAGACCCGGCCGCCAGCATCCGGGCGATTCAGGATGTCATCTGGACGGCTAATCCGGTCCAGACCATCTACAGTGTCTCCACGGTAAGCCAGCTTCTGTCGGACACGCTGGCGGCCCGCCGATTCACGACGACGCTCCTGGCGCTGTTCGGTCTGGCCGCCCTGGTTCTGGCGGGCGTCGGCATCTACGGTGTGGTCGCCGTCGCCACCGCGCAGCGAACGCGCGAGATCGGTTTGCGGCTCGCCATGGGCGCGCAGCCGCGGGACGTGTTGCGGATGGTCGTGGGGGGCGCCGTCGGCCTTGCGGGAGCGGGCGTTGGCGCCGGCCTGATCGCGGCGCTCGTCGCCTCGCGCGGGCTGGGTTCGCTCCTCTTCAACGTCGCGCCGTCCGATCCCGCAACCCTGGCGGGCGTGTCGCTGCTGCTGCTTCTCGTTGCCGCCGGGGCCGCCTACGTGCCAGCGCGGCGCGCCGCCGGCGTGGATCCCCTCACCGCCCTCCGCGTGGAATAGCGGCCATGGACATTGCGCGACCTGATCTCGCCCGGAAGCGACGGTTCCGTCACGGCCTTTACACCGTGTCGGGCCTGGTCGTGGTGGCCCTGATTACGGTCGGCGTCTCGCGCCTGGAGCCCGCCGCCCCCCGCGTCGACGCTGACACGGTCTTCATCGACACCGTGCAGCGCGGCCCGATGGTCCGGGAGGTGCGCGGCACGGGGACCCTGGTGCCGGAGACCATCCGCTGGATCCCGGCCGTGACCGACGGCACGGTCGAGCGGATCGTGATCCGTCCCGGCGCCACCATCGAACCCGGCACGGTAATCCTGGAGC
Above is a window of Acidobacteriota bacterium DNA encoding:
- a CDS encoding RND transporter, whose product is MDIARPDLARKRRFRHGLYTVSGLVVVALITVGVSRLEPAAPRVDADTVFIDTVQRGPMVREVRGTGTLVPETIRWIPAVTDGTVERIVIRPGATIEPGTVILE
- a CDS encoding ABC transporter permease, with the protein product MFLRRWFYAWRVRLRALLDRNGADRELDDELRHHVDLEVESRCARGVAAPEARRQALAALGGMASTREHVRASRFGASLAEGLRDVRYGLRLLRRNPRFTAAAVFTLAFAIGATTTVYSVVDAVLLQPPPFPNPERLVTLWQTDPENGNRPAAVAPANFLDWREQAGSFEQVAAVEPWSFDFIGPTQPEEFYASAVTEGFFETLGVQAAHGRTFLPDEYRSGSGAVVMTDGLWQRRFGGDAEIVGQSLVLNGEPHIVVGVLAPNFELGLEEGLTVRDLFAPKAIAEWENNRRGTGWWHVVGRIRLDVTLGEAQAEMDAIAGRLAVDNPRTNTDVGARVIPLRTWQVDAVQTILLLLWAAVLFVLLIASVNVANLMLARSALREQEFAIRSAVGGGRGRLVRQLLAESVVIAALGGIGGVALTVYSLDAIVGLLPSDVPRLAQIAINGRVLVFATGLVLATALVFGLAPARQASRQAAGPLRAHRVGATVEQQRVRRLLVMAEVALALVLLVAAGLVLQSFARLVNVDLGYVPDDAVALQIFMDRDSENSARVNFIRETLQQIHILPDVEAAGAVSAFPLAAADLTAETPLTIHDLPPPPPGEELSVAVTLATPGYLEAIRLPLRSGRWFEESDDGAGTPVAVINETLARQHWPEADPLAHRITVQVSGREFEAEIVGVVGATRPRGFQSAPRPEVYVAHAQGGHEGLTYDGGMTYVVRTAADPAASIRAIQDVIWTANPVQTIYSVSTVSQLLSDTLAARRFTTTLLALFGLAALVLAGVGIYGVVAVATAQRTREIGLRLAMGAQPRDVLRMVVGGAVGLAGAGVGAGLIAALVASRGLGSLLFNVAPSDPATLAGVSLLLLLVAAGAAYVPARRAAGVDPLTALRVE